TAGCTTATCGCGTTCGGTACGCAGCTTTCTATCAGCTTTTGGGCCAGAATTTACGTCAACCCAGCTTTTGAACTTAACCATCTTTCTTTCTGCCTCATTCCCTTTTAATGCGTGGAAATGTGCATCGATGGCTTCGCGATAAGCCGACTGAATCCTGTCTTTTGCTTTCATAGGGACGAAGCCTATTTCGGCCCAACGGCGTTGGAAATCCTTAAGTGCTTCAAAGCTGTTCTCCACATTTTCTGCAACAAATGCCTTAATTTCCTCGATTAGGGCCTCTTTCTTTTGTAAATTTTCTTCGTACGACTTGTCGATTTCGGAGAAGTGGGCCGATTTGTTATTAAAGAAGGTGTCGCAGGCGGTGCGGAAGCGTTTCCAGATATCGTCGGCATGCTTGCGCGAAACTTGTCCAATCTTTTTCCACTCCTTTTGTAGGTTGATGAGCTCGTCGGTAGTCTTTTTCCACTCTTCTGAGGCAGATAGGGCTTCGGCTTTTTCGCAGATTTCAATCTTCAGCTTTAGGTTGGCATCAATTTGCTCCTTTAGTAGGGTATAGAAATCTCTCTTTTGTGTAAAAAACTTGTCACAGGCCTCTCTAAAACGTTGGTACACCTTGGCGTTTTCCTTTTTAGGGGCGTAGCCAATCGTCTTCCAAACCTTTTGCAACTCTACAATCTCCTTCGATTTGGTGTTCCACTCCTTGGTCGATTTTATTTCGGTAGAGGTTAGCTCTTCTGCCTTTTCGCAAAGAACAGTTTTGGCGTCAAGGTTGGTTTTTTGCTCATCGCGAAGCGATTCAAAAAATTCCTGATGTCTTTTGTTGATTTTGGAGGTTACCTCCTTGAATCGATCCCAAAGTGTTTCCTTAAACTCCTTCGCAACGGGGCCTATTTCGCGCCACTGCTCGTGCAATTTTTGCAACTTTTGGAAGGATGAAACAGGAGAGGGGTCTAGCAGAAACTCTTCTGCTTTTTCGCAGAGCACCATTTTTGCCTCGTAGTTCTTCTTGAGGTCTAGGTCTCGTAGCTCGCGATTAATTTTTATGTAATCGTAGAATTTTTCAACGAGGTAGTGGTAGTTGTCCCACAAATCTTTAACGTGTGCTTGAGGTACCTGCCCAACTTCTTTCCACTGGTTTTGTAGGTTTTTAAACTCTTGGAATGTGTGGGTGTGGGCCTCTGCCCCTTCCGAAAGATTTTTCAACTCATCAAGAATTCTTTGTTTTTCTTGGTAGTTTTTTTCTTTTTCTGCCTCTATCTCTTTGATTCGGGCTTGCTGTGCAGCCTTATACTCGGCTACAAGATCTTTTAGCAGTTGCTCTTCAGGGGCTTCTGGCGCCTTAAAGTCGGCCTCTAGTCCACCTTTTTCGAGGAATTCAGTTTTTAATGCTTGAATCTCGGAGCGGAGTAGCTTGTAGAAGGCAATTTTTATGGCTTCGATTTCGCGACGGGCTCCAACAGTAGACTGGTTACGAACTACCGTCTCTAAAGCTTTTACTAGTTCTGCCTTACTGAAGTTCGAGTAGTCGGTGGTGGCTGGTGTTGCATCTTCCACCTCTTCTGCCTCATCTTCTTCGCCAAGATCGATCTCGTTGGCGGCTAAAAGAGCTTCCTCTTCCGAAAAATCAACTGCCGAAGCGGTTGCTTCAGCTTCTTCTTCAACTTCAACCGCAGCTGAAGGGGTAGTTTCTAAAGTATCCTCAACAGGCTTGTTGAGCTGTTCCTCAGGAACTAGAGCATTTGTGTTCTCAGACTCCATAAACGCTAAGTTTGGGGTTCTACTAATTATTTCTAATTACTATTCTATTTGGTTATTGAACCAAACTGCAAATATAGTATTTACCAATCCTAATCGAAACTTTATTTCTGATAAAGGGTCACAAAGCGTTAGCTAGGTGTGTTAAATTGAATTATAGGTAGATTGGCGTTTATGGGCATCCTGTTTTTAGAAGTCCAGAATGGTACATGCAAATTTTGGGTAGAGAGACTGTTTTGCTTGGGACGTACTGCTTCGATTTTCTTCGCTTTTACTTACATTTGGGAAAACCTAACCGGAGTGGGATGTTCTGTGCGCGGTTAGTTCCGTGGCGTTTGGCTAAACTGGGGACATTCAGCCTTTTTAAAAGTCTTATTTATGAGAAAGATCCTTTTTTTGCCCGCATTTTTGCTGGCGATGGCTGCTGTCAGTGGGCAGGAGCCTGTTGTTTTACCTGTCCCTAAAACCGACGGAGGAATGCCTCTGATGGATGCGCTACGAATTAGGGAGTCGGAACGTTCTTTTGCCGTCGACGAACTGTCGTTGCAGGAGTTGTCAAATCTGCTATGGGCTGCCAATGGCGTTAACCGTACCAATGGAAAGCATACAGCCCCCAGTTCTATGAACTATCAGGAGATTGACGTTTACGTACTGCTCAAGGCTGGCATCTACCGCTATGATGCGAGAGGCAATACGCTGCACCCTATTGTAGGCGGCGATTTTAGGGCAGTGGCTGGCAAGCAGGATTTTGTTTCGACGGCTCCCGTTAACTTAGTCTACGTGGCCGATTTTTCGCGCGTTCCGAAGGGAGAAACAGAGGCTCAACTTAACGCTTCGTATGCCAATAGCGGCTTTATTGCCCAGAATGTGTACCTGTTTTGTGCTTCCGAGAAGCTGGCCTGCGTTGTGCGTGCCTATTTCGATCCCAAGGTGTTGGGTGAAACTCTTAAGCTAAGTTCTACGCAGCGGGTGATTTTAACCCAAACCGTTGGGAAAAAGAAGTGATGCCCGTAGATTTAAGATTTCATCAGTTGTGGTGTACGTAGCATGGGACAACCCCTGCGGTAATGAGAGACAGCGAACACCCCGACTTGTCTGATTTAGCTTTATTCGTAATCGACGTTTCTTATCTGGTTATCGAGGCTATTTCTGACCTTTTTCTCTCAAAAAGTTTTGCCTTTGAGGTTGTTTTGTGTTTAATAGAAGTTTGTAACCTTATTAATCTCCTTCAAGGTTCCCATTTATCCTAAGCAAGGTTCTTGTAAAAG
This DNA window, taken from Alistipes sp. ZOR0009, encodes the following:
- a CDS encoding DUF349 domain-containing protein; this translates as MESENTNALVPEEQLNKPVEDTLETTPSAAVEVEEEAEATASAVDFSEEEALLAANEIDLGEEDEAEEVEDATPATTDYSNFSKAELVKALETVVRNQSTVGARREIEAIKIAFYKLLRSEIQALKTEFLEKGGLEADFKAPEAPEEQLLKDLVAEYKAAQQARIKEIEAEKEKNYQEKQRILDELKNLSEGAEAHTHTFQEFKNLQNQWKEVGQVPQAHVKDLWDNYHYLVEKFYDYIKINRELRDLDLKKNYEAKMVLCEKAEEFLLDPSPVSSFQKLQKLHEQWREIGPVAKEFKETLWDRFKEVTSKINKRHQEFFESLRDEQKTNLDAKTVLCEKAEELTSTEIKSTKEWNTKSKEIVELQKVWKTIGYAPKKENAKVYQRFREACDKFFTQKRDFYTLLKEQIDANLKLKIEICEKAEALSASEEWKKTTDELINLQKEWKKIGQVSRKHADDIWKRFRTACDTFFNNKSAHFSEIDKSYEENLQKKEALIEEIKAFVAENVENSFEALKDFQRRWAEIGFVPMKAKDRIQSAYREAIDAHFHALKGNEAERKMVKFKSWVDVNSGPKADRKLRTERDKLIGKIRQLESDISVWENNIGFFAKSKNADAMIKEVNNKIRKAKEEIALIEDKINVIDTQLPE
- a CDS encoding SagB/ThcOx family dehydrogenase — protein: MRKILFLPAFLLAMAAVSGQEPVVLPVPKTDGGMPLMDALRIRESERSFAVDELSLQELSNLLWAANGVNRTNGKHTAPSSMNYQEIDVYVLLKAGIYRYDARGNTLHPIVGGDFRAVAGKQDFVSTAPVNLVYVADFSRVPKGETEAQLNASYANSGFIAQNVYLFCASEKLACVVRAYFDPKVLGETLKLSSTQRVILTQTVGKKK